A single Plasmodium yoelii strain 17X genome assembly, chromosome: 10 DNA region contains:
- a CDS encoding clathrin light chain, putative codes for MNELNEYDGLNFNEYENMDNNEFDKKNITGNKSYEFNEDLYIPTSLNDNVVENNVNYDNINIDYSSNYNDLKIDKRENSDMMNNNKYEINKNNDSANKYATLGKENKISIENSYEQFFENESEISDTEASVTWETERLKRIEERKEYEEKKKKEIKKKAAEDLKKWYEEMAVVIKENKQNSKKISEEKKKEENNDNKIWLKVSQYLDLEKGEYFKENSRMKQVLLKLLKEEEAAS; via the coding sequence ATGAATGAACTTAATGAATATGATGGATTAAATTTTAACGAGTATGAAAACATggataataatgaatttgATAAAAAGAACATAACTGGAAATAAAAGTTATGAATTTAACGAAGATCTCTATATACCAACTAGTTTAAATGATAACGTAGTGGaaaataatgttaattatgataatattaatattgatTATAGCAGTAATTATAATGACctaaaaattgataaaagAGAAAATTCAGATATgatgaataataataaatatgaaattaacaaaaataatgacagtgcaaataaatatgcaacattaggaaaagaaaataaaatttctaTTGAAAACTCATATGAacaattttttgaaaatgaaTCAGAAATATCCGACACTGAAGCATCTGTTACTTGGGAAACAGAAAGGTTAAAAAGAATTGAAGAGAGAAAAGAATacgaagaaaaaaaaaaaaaagaaataaaaaaaaaagctgctgaagatttaaaaaagtgGTATGAAGAAATGGCAGTTGttataaaagaaaacaaacaaaattcaaaaaaaatatcagaagaaaaaaaaaaagaagaaaataatgataataaaatatggcTAAAAGTTTCTCAATATCTAGATTTAGAGAAAGGAGAATATTTTAAAGAGAATAGCAGAATGAAACAAGTTTTGCTAAAATTGTTAAAGGAGGAAGAAGCAGCGTCATAA
- a CDS encoding ER membrane protein complex subunit 4, putative: MNRWNFRLKRSDEGYDKTTEPFGYRFEIHAKEVYGNGDSYMKPEKNINILRKLSKIGNEKSNDYSMEDKIIDKNAWNVCLNAFKGLMMNIFVMFMSGGASGIFGIIFIMYSIYNILKSLFNINDAFKSVGEDTNNKFVMQKICFALINFIALLYIMNICSNSGLLPIRSADYFYFIPHQRIKQKSMITVF; encoded by the coding sequence atgaatagaTGGAATTTCAGATTAAAAAGATCTGATGAAGGATATGATAAAACTACAGAACCTTTTGGATATAGATTTGAGATTCATGCCAAAGAAGTATATGGAAATGGAGATAGTTATATGAAACCcgagaaaaatataaatatcttAAGAAAATTAAGTAAAATCGGAAATGAAAAATCAAATGATTATTCTATGGAAGATAAAATTATTGATAAAAATGCATGGAACGTTTGTCTTAATGCATTTAAAGGGTTAATGatgaatatttttgttatgtTTATGTCTGGGGGCGCATCAGGAATTTttggtattatttttatcatgtattcaatatataatattttaaaatctttatttaatattaatgatgcatttaaaagTGTAGGAGAAgacacaaataataaatttgtaaTGCAAAAAATTTGTTTTGCTCTTATCAATTTTATCGCTTTGCTTtatattatgaatatttGCTCAAACAGTGGTTTATTACCCATAAGATCTGcagattatttttattttataccaCATCAacgaattaaacaaaaaagcATGATTACTGTATTTTAG
- a CDS encoding ribonuclease H2 subunit B, putative has translation MDNENAFLFHIFAPYTHKNEDTHKNIIRNYSFIKLPSISEPSKAVLYHYNEESNELYLLEKNYYNPKIEAIKHENDKINKSHISIFINNYAIENEYSFFCYPIDAIFIFISIIYKNYSNNTYITLEDLLDNVLGCNIDDPQKTNQVIKNTLYIFNKNINQIKDRLKIICDELYENGKLFFKPNIQKVKNFYNFKCIMLYNYIIENKIVFPDYAQNMDKELLEKYQTSLKNEQILKITNEGNINEIDKYKEYTKHLDSYFVEYNNVYYKFNGQNLKTFIWLIMKGFMYTSLSEKLIPQDISDNLNKIKEENKKIKIQQNETFTKGKKHTLQTPRNQLMIDSFFKKKKIK, from the coding sequence ATGGATAACGAAAATGcgtttttatttcatatatttgcGCCATATACACATAAAAATGAGGATAcacacaaaaatataataagaaattactcttttataaaattaccaaGCATATCAGAACCCTCTAAAGCCGTATTATACCATTATAACGAAGAAAGTAATGAATTATATTTActggaaaaaaattattataatcccAAAATTGAGGCAATTAAacatgaaaatgataaaataaataaaagtcatatatctatatttattaataattatgcTATAGAAAATGAATACAGTTTTTTCTGTTATCCTATTGatgctatttttatttttatatctataatatataagaacTATTCAAACAATACCTATATAACATTAGAAGACTTACTAGATAATGTATTGGGCTGTAACATTGATGATCCTCAAAAAACAAATCaagttattaaaaatacattatatatttttaataaaaatataaatcaaataaaagatagactaaaaataatatgtgatgaattatatgaaaatggaaaattattttttaaaccaAATATccaaaaagttaaaaatttttataattttaaatgtattatgttatataattatataatagaaaataaaatcgtTTTCCCTGATTATGCTCAAAATATGGATAAAGaattattagaaaaatatCAAACATCTCTTAAAAATGagcaaatattaaaaataactaaTGAAggaaatattaatgaaatagacaaatataaagaatataCAAAACACCTAGATAGCTATTTTgtagaatataataatgtatattataaatttaacggacaaaatttaaaaacgTTTATTTGGCTAATTATGAAAGGATTTATGTATACATCATTAAGTGAGAAACTTATACCTCAAGATATATCTGATAacttaaataaaattaaagaagagaataaaaaaatcaaaattcaACAAAATGAAACATTTACAAAAGGTAAAAAACATACATTGCAAACTCCAAGAAATCAATTAATGATTGactcattttttaaaaaaaaaaaaattaaataa
- a CDS encoding cytochrome c oxidase assembly protein COX15, putative — protein MYLNKVFGKYSYLGKVANNIFNGKSQLQHKRIFNTFNKLSNKDEAFILKKVEKYGNYVKEGYEFKVGIWLNTCSLLVLGMISLGGYTRLTESGLSITDWKVNGVKYPQNDEEWINEFEKYKLTPEYKEVHYNMSLEEYKKIFFNEWLHRTVGRGIGLYFISGVTYFLCKNSLKKNMLKKLSFIFGLGAFQGFVGWWMVKSGFKKPETENKTPRVSPYRLVFHLFCATATYSYLFLNSLKLIEMGKLRKAFLNSSSKNWNEFLLNELKKEFYEKKHITKGMKIGLLSFAFLVLSNIMYGGFVAGNDAGYAYNTWPKMIDKYIPDEVKKFYTNNITQYKQLFENTAIVQFNHRMLSYLIVLNSFLLYFYSKTMALTKKTKKHFMVLPFITTTQMITGISVLVHHVPIPLALVHQFGGFAVLTTILHLLKKSCFKL, from the coding sequence ATGTATTTAAATAAAGTTTTTGGAAAATATAGTTACCTTGGAAAAGTTGCCaataacatatttaatgGGAAAAGTCAATTACAGCATAAAAGGATTTTCAACAcgtttaataaattatctaATAAAGATGAAGCatttattttaaagaaagtagaaaaatatggaaaCTATGTAAAAGAGGGCTACGAATTCAAAGTGGGGATTTGGTTAAACACCTGCAGTTTGTTAGTATTAGGCATGATAAGTTTAGGAGGATATACACGATTAACTGAAAGCGGTTTATCGATAACTGATTGGAAAGTTAATGGGGTAAAATATCCacaaaatgatgaagaaTGGATAAAcgaatttgaaaaatataaactaaCGCCAGAATATAAAGAAGTACATTATAATATGTCTTTagaagaatataaaaaaatattttttaatgaatggTTACACAGAACAGTTGGTCGTGGAATAggtctatattttattagtggagttacatattttttatgtaaaaatagtttaaaaaaaaatatgcttaAAAAATTGTCATTTATATTTGGGTTGGGAGCATTTCAAGGGTTTGTAGGATGGTGGATGGTTAAAAGTGGCTTTAAAAAACCAGAAACAGAAAATAAAACCCCAAGAGTTTCACCATATAGATTagtttttcatcttttttgtGCCACGGCAACATATAGTTATCTTTTTCTTAActctttaaaattaattgaaATGGGAAAATTAAGAAAAGCATTTTTAAATAGTTCATCGAAAAATTGGAacgaatttttattaaatgaatTGAAAAAAGAATTTTATGAAAAGAAGCATATTACTAAAGGCATGAAAATTGGACTGCTTTCATTTGCATTTTTAGTTTTGTCAAATATTATGTATGGCGGTTTTGTAGCTGGTAATGATGCTGGTTATGCTTATAATACATGGCCAAAAATGatagataaatatatacccgatgaagtaaaaaaattttatacaaataatataacacaatataaacaattatttgaaaatactgcTATTGTACAATTTAATCATAGAATGTTGAGTtatttaattgttttaaatagttttctattatatttttattcaaaaacAATGGCAttgacaaaaaaaacaaaaaaacacTTTATGGTTTTGCCATTTATTACGACAACACAAATGATCACAGGTATATCTGTTTTAGTACACCACGTACCGATACCACTGGCATTAGTGCACCAATTTGGAGGATTTGCCGTTCTGACAACTATTTTACATCTATTAAAGAAGTCCTGTTTCAAGCTTTAA
- a CDS encoding mitochondrial import inner membrane translocase subunit Tim17, which translates to MAQERDLAREPCPDRIIEDMGGAFGMGCIGGYIWHFLKGARNSPKGDMLSGALYSSRMRAPILGGNFAVWGGTFSCFDCTFQYLRKKEDHWNAIGSGFFTGGVLAMRGGWRSSSRNAIVGGVLLAIIEFVSMVLTRKTTPTPRQQFQQQMEMEKKMAAQKTK; encoded by the coding sequence atggcaCAAGAAAGAGATTTAGCAAGGGAGCCTTGCCCAGATAGAATAATAGAAGATATGGGTGGGGCATTTGGTATGGGGTGTATAGGAGGATATATATGGCATTTTTTAAAGGGCGCAAGAAATAGCCCTAAAGGAGATATGTTAAGTGGGGCTCTATATAGTAGCCGTATGAGGGCACCTATATTAGGTGGAAATTTTGCTGTATGGGGTGGAACATTTAGTTGCTTTGATTGTACATTTCAATATTTAAGAAAGAAAGAAGATCATTGGAATGCTATTGGAAGTGGATTTTTTACTGGTGGTGTTTTAGCTATGAGAGGAGGATGGCGATCTTCTTCGAGAAATGCAATAGTAGGAGGCGTTTTATTAGCCATTATAGAATTTGTTTCAATGGTGTTAACGCGTAAAACAACACCAACGCCTAGGCAACAATTTCAACAACAAAtggaaatggaaaaaaaaatggcagCTCAAAAaactaaataa
- a CDS encoding methionine aminopeptidase 2, putative — MNKRDGKNKHGNQKDKNDKSGGSKISNKTTKNEKTIKENEKKQDNLIEEMNIENGVIGNEKKDINGSEKNDCTKKENNENKTQNNKNNDDTKKKNNKKGNNNNGGNKNGNGNNQGNEKGGKKSKGKKKGDKLDSILDEFKKEIGEIQIKKCEEKKEEKAEEIKYKIDFDLDEIKKIKKSIIIKEHLVEEQDNKHIRLLNNWPQVENSIQTNPATIPIEMVYKNKNYPVGEILNYNNYVLSGQSLQEKKELEKLSIDYYQDLRKAAECHRQVRKYIQSYIKPGRKMIDIVQKTEQKTKELILSHKLKCGWGFPTGCSLNNCAAHYTPNYGDETVLKEDDVCKLDFGVHVNGYIIDCAFTIAFNDKYDNLIKATQDGTNTGIKEAGIDARMCDIGEAIQEAIESYEIELNQKVYPIKPISNLRGHSICKYVIHGGKCVPIVKQQEKHEIMEEGDLFAIETFASTGKGFVVHDNDCSHYMRNRDVQYAPIRLNSAKTLLKVINDKFDTLPFCNRWLDDLGQTRHFMALKTLVDLNIVEPYPPLCDIKNSFTSQMEHTILLRPTCKEVLSRGPDF; from the coding sequence ATGAATAAAAGAGACGGGAAGAATAAACACGGAAACCagaaagataaaaatgacaaATCTGGAGGATCAAAGATTTCCAATAAAACCacaaaaaatgagaaaactataaaagaaaatgaaaaaaaacaagataATCTTATAGAAGAAATGAATATAGAAAATGGGGTAATTGGCAACGAAAAGAAAGATATTAATGGTAGTGAAAAAAACGATTgtacaaaaaaagaaaacaatgaaaataaaactcaaaataacaaaaataatgatgataccaaaaaaaaaaacaacaaaaaaggaaacaataataatggaGGTAATAAAAACGGAAATGGAAATAATCAAGGTAATGAAAAGGGAGGAAAAAAAAGtaagggaaaaaaaaaggggGATAAATTGGATTCAATACTCGATGAATTTAAGAAAGAAATTGGAgaaatccaaataaaaaaatgtgaagaaaaaaaagaagaaaaggCTGAAGaaattaaatacaaaattGATTTTGATCtagatgaaataaaaaaaataaaaaaaagtataataataaaagaacaTTTAGTAGAAGAACAAGATAATAAACATATACGATTATTAAACAATTGGCCCCAAGTTGAAAACAGTATACAAACAAATCCAGCAACTATCCCTATTGAAATGgtttacaaaaataaaaattaccCAGTTGGcgaaatattaaattataacaaTTATGTATTAAGTGGACAATCTCtacaagaaaaaaaagaattagaaAAATTGAGTATTGATTATTATCAAGATTTAAGAAAAGCTGCTGAATGTCATAGGCAAGttagaaaatatattcaatcatatattaaaccTGGAAGAAAAATGATAGATATAGTACAAAAAACAGaacaaaaaacaaaagaattaattttatcacaTAAATTAAAATGCGGATGGGGATTTCCAACAGGTTGttcattaaataattgtGCAGCACATTATACTCCCAATTATGGTGATGAAACAGTTCTAAAAGAGGATGATGTATGTAAGTTAGATTTTGGAGTTCATGTAAATGGATATATAATTGATTGTGCATTTACAATAGCATTTaatgataaatatgataatcTTATTAAAGCTACACAAGATGGTACAAATACTGGTATTAAAGAAGCAGGAATAGATGCAAGAATGTGTGACATTGGTGAAGCTATACAAGAAGCTATAGAATCATATGAAATTGAATTAAATCAAAAAGTATATCCAATAAAACCTATATCAAATTTAAGAGGGCATTCAATATGTAAATATGTTATACATGGGGGCAAATGTGTGCCTATTGTTAAACAGCAAGAAAAACATGAAATTATGGAAGAAGGGGATTTATTTGCTATTGAAACATTTGCATCAACAGGAAAAGGTTTTGTAGTACATGACAATGACTGTTCACATTATATGAGAAATCGGGATGTGCAATATGCACCTATAAGATTAAATTCAGCAAAAACATTATTAAAAGTTATAAATGACAAATTTGATACTTTACCATTTTGTAATAGATGGCTAGATGATTTAGGTCAAACCAGACATTTTATGGCATTAAAAACATTGGTAGATTTAAATATTGTAGAACCATATCCCCCTCTTtgtgatattaaaaattcctTTACCTCCCAAATGGAGCATACTATTTTGTTGCGGCCCACTTGTAAAGAAGTTTTATCTCGTGGACCAGATTTTTAA